In Natronomonas halophila, one DNA window encodes the following:
- a CDS encoding type II toxin-antitoxin system RelE family toxin gives MSDGDWTWELSSKAQDDLAALDPHEQDRILDKLDEIVDSPWRDPPDYGEPLQNSPRKKVRVGGFRLAVTFRQNERRIVVARIKRRGGAYTADDD, from the coding sequence ATGAGTGACGGCGACTGGACGTGGGAACTCTCATCGAAGGCCCAGGATGACCTCGCCGCGCTCGACCCACACGAGCAAGACCGTATTCTCGACAAACTCGACGAAATCGTCGATTCCCCGTGGCGTGACCCACCCGATTACGGCGAACCACTCCAGAACAGTCCACGAAAGAAAGTACGTGTTGGAGGGTTCCGTCTCGCCGTGACGTTCCGTCAGAACGAACGGCGCATCGTGGTTGCTCGAATCAAGCGCCGTGGTGGAGCGTACACTGCGGACGATGACTGA
- a CDS encoding ribbon-helix-helix domain-containing protein: MSGATTKENGDDEIVTVNFKVTQSFLDEIDETWQGRGFNSRSEFIRYTLRDAIEFPTFDRDELVALLEAEEDVRQGRTMSAEEARERFGTDGDE; encoded by the coding sequence ATGTCTGGAGCAACCACAAAAGAGAACGGCGACGACGAGATCGTCACGGTGAACTTCAAGGTCACCCAGTCGTTTCTCGACGAGATAGACGAGACGTGGCAGGGACGCGGCTTCAACAGTCGGAGCGAGTTCATCCGGTACACGCTGCGCGACGCGATCGAGTTCCCGACGTTCGACCGCGACGAACTCGTCGCCCTCCTCGAAGCCGAAGAGGATGTCCGCCAGGGGCGGACCATGAGCGCCGAGGAGGCGCGCGAGCGGTTCGGCACGGACGGCGATGAGTGA
- the tnpA gene encoding IS200/IS605 family transposase, whose protein sequence is MEYHLQTGSHTVYALQYHFVTVTKYRADILTDERLERVAEIAHDIADDFEADIKNVDGGTDHVHILFRTKPTTDLTKFINSLKGVTSRRIRSEFPEVTQTLEDAFWQPGYFLATTGQVSIDVLMDYVDGQ, encoded by the coding sequence ATGGAGTATCATCTGCAAACCGGGTCGCATACAGTGTACGCGCTTCAGTATCACTTCGTGACTGTCACGAAGTACCGTGCCGATATTCTCACGGATGAGCGGCTTGAGCGTGTCGCTGAAATCGCCCACGATATTGCAGACGACTTCGAGGCCGACATCAAGAACGTGGACGGAGGAACCGACCACGTTCACATCCTGTTTCGGACCAAACCAACCACAGACCTCACGAAGTTCATCAACTCGCTCAAAGGCGTCACGTCCCGACGGATTCGGTCGGAGTTTCCCGAAGTGACACAGACGCTTGAAGATGCGTTCTGGCAACCGGGATACTTCCTCGCCACGACCGGCCAAGTGAGCATTGACGTGCTGATGGACTACGTGGACGGCCAGTAG
- a CDS encoding RNA-guided endonuclease TnpB family protein — protein sequence MTATTTKTLEATLAPPTAHKERKLCDLLETYREGLHEAFDAGCDTMSATSDVVTPYDLPYQAKAALCSYVPQLHDTYDAQELDDDHPVRLTNQAAEFDHSAARDYEFTWWAPQPGRGTNFWIPLRINPEQDGLWHDLVHGDASAGQLRLQRNRTSWTLHVTVEFPVEQPEYEPADDDVTPVGFDIGEAHLLAGCACEQGAPTDPLLINGGRARHLRKEMFTTLKRLQERDAAQWRIDERFDHYQNALTDIIEKASRRAVEYACRFEKPVLVLEDLSDIRKDLDYGEWMNRRLHAWAFARLQQRIEDKAREAGLPVRYVRPEYTSQTCHECGHIGHRNGDEFRCQNDVCWVSEYHADINAAVNIADRHDPWGESLPLKPAGDDISRDGSACDSATTHRETSEEPSQMTLSTFHGSEPSASNSET from the coding sequence ATGACCGCAACAACCACGAAAACTCTGGAGGCGACACTCGCCCCACCGACAGCACACAAAGAGCGGAAACTGTGTGACCTGCTCGAAACCTACCGTGAGGGACTTCACGAGGCGTTCGACGCCGGGTGTGACACGATGAGCGCAACCAGCGACGTGGTGACGCCTTACGACCTACCGTATCAGGCGAAAGCGGCCCTGTGCAGCTACGTCCCGCAACTTCACGACACCTACGACGCACAGGAGTTAGACGACGACCATCCGGTTCGGCTCACCAACCAAGCCGCCGAGTTTGACCACTCGGCGGCGCGTGACTACGAGTTCACATGGTGGGCACCGCAACCCGGTCGCGGGACGAATTTCTGGATACCGCTTCGTATCAATCCCGAACAAGACGGTTTGTGGCACGACCTCGTACACGGTGACGCTTCGGCGGGACAACTCCGACTGCAACGCAACCGCACGTCGTGGACACTCCACGTCACCGTCGAGTTCCCGGTCGAACAACCGGAGTACGAACCGGCAGACGACGATGTAACACCAGTCGGCTTCGACATTGGCGAAGCACACCTGCTCGCGGGCTGTGCTTGCGAGCAGGGGGCTCCGACTGACCCACTACTCATCAACGGTGGTCGCGCCCGTCACCTTCGCAAAGAGATGTTCACGACGCTCAAGCGACTCCAAGAGCGTGACGCCGCACAGTGGCGGATAGACGAGCGATTTGACCACTACCAGAACGCACTCACTGACATCATCGAGAAGGCGTCTCGACGTGCCGTCGAGTACGCCTGTCGATTCGAGAAGCCAGTCCTCGTGCTGGAAGACCTCTCGGACATCCGCAAAGACCTCGATTACGGCGAGTGGATGAACCGACGGCTCCACGCATGGGCGTTCGCTCGGCTTCAACAGCGCATCGAGGACAAAGCACGAGAGGCGGGGCTTCCGGTCAGATACGTCCGACCGGAGTACACGAGCCAGACGTGTCACGAGTGCGGTCACATCGGGCACCGGAACGGTGACGAGTTCCGGTGCCAGAACGACGTGTGTTGGGTATCGGAGTACCACGCAGACATCAACGCGGCGGTCAACATCGCTGACCGCCACGACCCGTGGGGTGAGAGCCTGCCGCTGAAACCGGCGGGCGATGACATCTCACGGGATGGGAGCGCCTGTGACAGCGCCACGACCCACCGAGAGACGAGCGAGGAACCCTCGCAGATGACTCTCTCGACTTTCCACGGGTCGGAACCCTCTGCCAGCAACAGCGAAACGTAG
- a CDS encoding NAD-dependent epimerase/dehydratase family protein translates to MDGERVLVTGGAGFIGSHLVDALHETNDVAILDAAPTGEAPIKVEVIQGDIRNEETVADAVADTDVVFHEAALVSVAESIDHPKASHATNATGTLNVLEAARRHDARVVAASSAAIYGHPEEIPVSEAHSLEPTSPYGIDKLATDHYTRRYHDLYGLETVALRYFNVYGPDQTGGDYGVIKVFFEQARNGDPITVHGDGTQTRDFVHIEDVVQANLLAAETDAVGEAYNVGTGDSITIRELAELIRNAVGSDSKIVHTDPREGDIDHSRADIDKARDRLGYEPEIELEEGLKTLV, encoded by the coding sequence ATGGACGGAGAACGCGTGTTGGTGACGGGCGGGGCGGGATTTATCGGCAGCCATCTCGTCGACGCACTCCACGAGACGAACGACGTGGCGATTCTCGATGCGGCACCGACCGGAGAGGCCCCAATCAAGGTTGAAGTCATCCAGGGGGATATCCGAAACGAGGAGACGGTTGCCGACGCCGTCGCCGACACGGACGTCGTCTTCCACGAGGCGGCGCTGGTCAGCGTGGCCGAATCAATCGATCACCCGAAAGCAAGCCACGCGACGAACGCGACGGGCACGCTAAACGTCCTCGAAGCCGCCCGACGACACGATGCACGGGTCGTGGCCGCCTCCAGCGCTGCGATCTATGGCCACCCCGAAGAAATCCCCGTCTCCGAAGCACATTCGCTGGAACCGACCTCGCCGTACGGCATCGACAAACTGGCCACTGACCACTACACCCGACGGTACCACGACCTCTACGGGCTGGAGACGGTCGCCCTCCGCTATTTCAACGTCTATGGGCCGGACCAGACCGGCGGCGACTACGGCGTTATCAAGGTCTTCTTCGAGCAGGCACGCAACGGTGACCCGATAACCGTCCACGGCGATGGCACCCAGACCCGGGATTTCGTTCACATCGAAGACGTGGTCCAAGCGAACCTGCTGGCCGCGGAAACCGATGCCGTCGGCGAAGCATACAACGTCGGCACCGGCGACTCCATCACGATTCGCGAACTCGCGGAACTGATCCGTAACGCCGTCGGCAGCGACTCGAAGATCGTCCACACCGACCCTCGAGAAGGCGATATCGACCACAGTCGAGCGGACATCGACAAGGCCCGTGACCGACTCGGCTACGAACCCGAAATCGAGCTTGAAGAGGGCCTCAAAACGCTGGTCTAA
- a CDS encoding NUDIX domain-containing protein, giving the protein MGWVRNAEENAGGSGQSPVRVRRGVKALVTSGSAVLLVKERHNDGTHFWTVPGGGVRSGESHLQALRRELREELDCEVRIGDTAGAVWYAHRSEAALVSRYTVMDCDIVSRPSPTLREGVSEYRWADPGSLPPRTLPQLRQFLCD; this is encoded by the coding sequence ATGGGGTGGGTACGGAACGCCGAGGAGAACGCCGGTGGGAGCGGACAGTCCCCGGTTCGAGTCAGACGTGGGGTCAAAGCGTTGGTAACCAGCGGTTCAGCGGTGTTGCTCGTCAAAGAGCGACACAACGACGGGACCCACTTTTGGACCGTGCCAGGCGGCGGCGTTCGGTCCGGCGAATCGCACCTGCAGGCGCTTCGCCGCGAGCTGCGCGAGGAACTCGATTGTGAGGTACGTATCGGCGATACAGCTGGCGCGGTTTGGTACGCACATCGCTCTGAGGCAGCGTTGGTCTCGAGGTATACGGTCATGGACTGTGATATTGTCTCGCGGCCATCGCCGACCCTCAGAGAGGGCGTCTCCGAGTACCGCTGGGCAGATCCTGGGTCGCTTCCACCGCGGACGCTTCCACAACTCCGCCAATTCTTATGTGATTAA
- a CDS encoding glycosyltransferase family 4 protein, which produces MKNLQILRVATDAYPDVLGGGALHAHELSSLQAEMGHDVTLLTSDHGDHEKPRRETRAGYEVRRYRQLARPFGNSITPGMIPAMHRLLESHDIVHAHSHLYFSTNMAALLARVDSTPLVITNHGLHSQTAPMAVQKAYAPLAKFTFNAADRVLCYTETDRDRLRERGITAPVSVIHNGIDCDTFVPDASVAEQPQILFVGRLKAAKGVRELLDAFALLADDMSGVTLRFVGEGPLREELEQTVTEYGLTDRVTFAGRVPNEELPKTYAESAVFALPSEVEGFPRTVLEAMACGTPVVTSELPQLQSVVEQVGETAPFGDVEALAAALQRLLAAPDRRERLGRRARECVLGEYSWGETVRETTAVYHELVE; this is translated from the coding sequence ATGAAGAATCTTCAGATACTCCGGGTTGCGACCGATGCGTACCCAGACGTACTCGGCGGCGGAGCGCTTCACGCCCACGAGTTATCGTCGCTGCAAGCGGAGATGGGCCACGATGTCACGCTGTTGACCTCAGACCACGGCGACCACGAAAAGCCACGGCGGGAAACGCGTGCCGGATACGAGGTGCGACGGTATCGCCAGCTCGCCCGGCCGTTCGGCAACAGCATCACGCCGGGGATGATCCCCGCGATGCACCGGTTGCTCGAGAGCCACGATATCGTGCATGCTCACTCGCATCTGTATTTCTCGACGAACATGGCAGCGCTTTTGGCTCGGGTCGATTCGACACCGCTGGTCATCACGAATCACGGCCTCCACTCTCAGACGGCCCCGATGGCGGTCCAGAAAGCGTATGCACCGCTTGCGAAGTTCACGTTCAATGCCGCCGATCGGGTCCTCTGTTATACCGAGACTGACCGGGATCGACTGCGGGAACGCGGCATCACCGCGCCGGTTTCGGTGATTCACAACGGCATCGACTGTGACACGTTCGTCCCGGACGCGAGTGTTGCCGAGCAACCCCAAATACTGTTTGTCGGCCGTCTCAAGGCGGCAAAGGGCGTTCGCGAACTGCTGGACGCCTTCGCCCTGCTCGCGGACGATATGTCTGGCGTAACCCTGCGATTCGTCGGCGAAGGGCCGCTCCGCGAGGAGTTAGAACAGACAGTCACCGAGTACGGCCTGACGGACCGCGTCACGTTCGCTGGCCGGGTGCCCAACGAGGAGTTGCCGAAAACCTACGCGGAGAGTGCCGTCTTCGCACTCCCGAGCGAAGTCGAGGGATTCCCCCGGACGGTACTGGAGGCGATGGCGTGTGGCACACCGGTCGTCACCAGCGAACTCCCTCAACTGCAGTCGGTCGTTGAACAGGTTGGGGAGACCGCGCCGTTCGGCGACGTCGAGGCGCTTGCAGCAGCGTTACAGCGGCTGTTGGCGGCGCCCGACCGTCGGGAGCGGCTCGGTCGGCGGGCCCGAGAGTGTGTTCTCGGGGAGTACTCGTGGGGCGAGACGGTCCGGGAGACGACCGCCGTGTATCACGAGTTGGTGGAGTGA
- a CDS encoding metal-dependent hydrolase, with the protein MVDLLTHVLVAYALATSLSIRYAWVSPPLVTVAMMGAVIPDLSRLSLLVAEETVTSLFGIPFAWFGFHTLGGVVVASLVGVVLASKEYRPRVALLLPLGAGTHLVLDALLVKPSGVAAPLWWPLAAHGTPTPGLYLSTDRWPVLVAGGCAASVWGVRYRILGDGDK; encoded by the coding sequence ATGGTGGATCTGCTGACCCATGTGCTGGTTGCGTACGCGCTGGCGACATCGCTATCGATTCGGTACGCGTGGGTAAGCCCGCCCCTGGTTACTGTCGCGATGATGGGGGCGGTCATCCCCGATCTCTCGCGGCTGTCGTTGCTCGTTGCCGAGGAGACGGTGACGTCCCTGTTCGGCATTCCCTTCGCGTGGTTCGGCTTCCACACGCTCGGAGGCGTCGTGGTCGCGAGCCTCGTTGGCGTAGTCCTCGCCAGCAAGGAGTACCGGCCGCGGGTGGCGCTGTTGCTCCCGCTCGGCGCCGGGACGCATCTGGTTCTCGACGCACTGCTGGTCAAGCCCTCCGGCGTCGCGGCACCGCTGTGGTGGCCGCTCGCGGCGCATGGCACTCCGACACCGGGGTTGTATCTCAGTACCGACCGCTGGCCAGTGCTGGTCGCAGGTGGGTGTGCAGCCTCGGTGTGGGGGGTGCGGTACCGGATTCTCGGCGACGGCGACAAGTGA
- a CDS encoding Gfo/Idh/MocA family protein — translation MPIRVGVVGAGNIATSRHIPALQNHDRFEVTTVYDRNETRAATAAAEYDLRAADSFQDCYGAVDAVSLCTPPSVHRQQAVDALEAGCHVLCEKPMAMTEAEAAAMVEAADTNERVLSVVHNFLYMDAIEETRGLIESGELGTITRTHMVKPESEEKRAKEYLDDAARPATATAEWKLYRLFWDEAAHLMYLTRDVLGDIDLAEATATPTPDSTYGTIRARFTNDDSADGNVTMLLDAPISEWWFVVVGTDGIVLVDIYRDLTIHFDREPDHSATRVLSVLLSGITQAGVGSVLSGLDLVTNRLLDDYRIPDAGFSTQLDHLADAIDHDRPLPTPPEEDRKAVAAMEAVVEATPMAEGRQAADE, via the coding sequence ATGCCGATTCGAGTGGGCGTCGTGGGGGCGGGCAACATCGCGACGAGCCGGCACATCCCCGCGCTCCAGAACCACGACCGCTTCGAAGTCACCACTGTCTACGACCGCAACGAGACCAGAGCAGCTACGGCCGCCGCGGAGTACGACCTCCGGGCCGCCGACAGCTTCCAAGACTGCTATGGGGCCGTCGACGCCGTCTCGCTGTGTACACCTCCATCGGTCCACCGCCAGCAGGCCGTCGATGCACTGGAGGCTGGCTGTCACGTCCTCTGTGAGAAGCCGATGGCGATGACCGAGGCCGAGGCTGCCGCGATGGTCGAGGCCGCCGACACCAACGAACGTGTCCTCTCAGTCGTCCACAACTTCCTGTACATGGATGCCATCGAAGAGACTCGCGGCCTGATCGAGTCCGGCGAACTCGGAACGATTACCCGGACGCACATGGTCAAACCCGAATCCGAGGAGAAACGCGCCAAGGAGTATCTCGACGATGCCGCCCGGCCTGCCACCGCCACCGCAGAGTGGAAGCTCTACCGCCTGTTCTGGGACGAGGCCGCCCACCTGATGTACCTCACCCGGGATGTCCTCGGAGACATCGATCTCGCTGAGGCAACGGCCACTCCCACGCCCGACTCCACCTACGGGACGATTCGCGCCCGGTTCACCAACGACGACAGCGCGGACGGCAATGTCACGATGCTCTTAGACGCCCCCATCAGCGAATGGTGGTTCGTTGTCGTTGGCACCGATGGCATCGTCCTCGTCGACATCTATCGCGATCTCACGATTCACTTCGACCGCGAGCCGGACCACTCCGCGACCCGGGTGCTGAGTGTCCTCCTCAGCGGCATCACCCAAGCCGGTGTCGGGAGCGTTCTGTCGGGACTTGACCTGGTAACCAACCGCTTGCTGGACGACTACCGCATCCCGGACGCGGGCTTTTCGACACAGCTTGACCACCTCGCGGACGCTATTGATCACGACCGTCCGCTGCCGACGCCGCCCGAGGAAGACCGGAAGGCCGTCGCCGCAATGGAGGCCGTCGTCGAGGCGACGCCGATGGCCGAGGGCCGACAGGCGGCCGACGAGTAG
- a CDS encoding sulfatase: protein MTEPGGPNIVLLTLDALRADHVSSCGYDRETTPNLDRFAAENVQFSNAYSVSTHTREAIPGLLTGRYPNACVDDGYELAADTIASHLRETDYTTGAFHANPYVSRAYGFDRDFDVFDDDLYLGQHKLVALAQRAYDKIRNRHYARAETINERALEFVDSAEEPFFLWAHYMDPHGPYSPPQEYQTVFHDEYVRMKRAQKMYKRAAVSDPESITDDERQEMVNLYDEEIRYADAQLGAFLDELEARGLLEETLVIVTADHGDAFGERGYYGHPRELDPELLRVPLVARGPGVPAGEIEVPTSTVDVVPTVLEATGYSVASLPGTSLREIAGDTEAYADRTVFSGVRGDDRYDEEHLRRFRADSLDGWARVERAIESDEVVDSEGDEELLESLRSHSDRLLDGVAVSGDAGERASKDVERRLEALGYKE from the coding sequence ATGACTGAGCCTGGGGGGCCGAACATTGTTTTGCTTACGTTGGATGCACTTCGCGCCGATCACGTCTCCTCGTGCGGCTACGACCGGGAGACGACGCCGAATCTCGATCGGTTCGCTGCGGAGAATGTACAGTTCTCGAATGCCTACAGCGTAAGCACGCACACACGAGAGGCGATTCCGGGCTTGCTGACCGGCCGGTATCCGAACGCCTGCGTGGACGATGGCTACGAACTCGCGGCGGATACGATCGCTTCGCACCTGCGTGAGACAGACTACACGACAGGAGCGTTCCACGCAAATCCGTACGTGTCTCGGGCTTACGGCTTTGACCGTGATTTCGACGTGTTCGACGACGACCTCTATCTTGGCCAGCACAAACTCGTCGCGCTCGCGCAACGGGCCTATGACAAGATACGGAACCGCCACTACGCCCGTGCGGAGACCATTAACGAACGAGCACTGGAGTTCGTCGACTCGGCCGAGGAGCCGTTCTTTCTATGGGCGCACTACATGGACCCGCATGGCCCCTACAGTCCGCCACAGGAGTACCAGACCGTCTTCCACGACGAGTACGTCCGAATGAAGCGCGCCCAGAAGATGTACAAGCGAGCGGCCGTGTCGGACCCTGAAAGCATCACCGACGACGAGCGGCAAGAGATGGTGAATCTTTACGACGAAGAAATACGGTATGCCGACGCGCAGCTGGGGGCTTTCTTGGACGAACTGGAGGCGCGCGGACTGCTCGAGGAGACGCTGGTAATCGTCACGGCCGACCACGGCGACGCCTTCGGGGAGCGGGGGTATTACGGTCACCCGAGGGAGCTGGACCCGGAGCTGTTGCGCGTGCCGCTTGTGGCCCGCGGGCCGGGCGTGCCCGCCGGCGAAATCGAGGTGCCCACGAGCACCGTCGACGTCGTGCCGACCGTGCTGGAGGCGACCGGGTACAGTGTGGCGTCGTTGCCCGGGACGTCCCTGCGCGAGATTGCGGGCGATACCGAGGCGTACGCCGACCGCACGGTGTTCTCGGGGGTGCGCGGAGACGACCGGTACGACGAGGAGCACCTCCGGCGGTTCCGCGCGGACTCGCTGGATGGGTGGGCGCGCGTGGAGCGGGCGATTGAGTCGGACGAGGTAGTTGACTCGGAGGGCGACGAGGAGTTGCTTGAGTCGCTCAGGAGTCATAGCGATCGACTGCTAGACGGGGTCGCCGTGTCGGGTGACGCCGGGGAAAGGGCATCGAAGGATGTCGAACGGCGACTGGAGGCGCTGGGGTACAAGGAATGA
- a CDS encoding glycosyltransferase family 2 protein, which translates to MSSEPTVSVVIPTYDRPEMLRRAVESVVAQTYDRIELVVVDGPSTHPASDVVDDVDGEFDRVQCVRNDEKEGVTAARNTGLALATGTYIAFLDDDDRWHEEKLAAQIARFERPDDNLGMVYSGVRQMGPDGTVNAVKRHDHGGDIFERLMGGNFIGTMSAVMVRRDVIDTVGDFDENLPVWEDWDLYLRVAREYKIASVAEPHVDRYSGEHEQTSDDYELRREAAPELLEKHRPEAAERGRSTERRFVAGVELELTRSAVSNGVTGKARRHAFNSLRSYPTFGGLLYFCLSAGGKYTFIPAKKLKRMFVRTASNT; encoded by the coding sequence ATGAGTTCGGAGCCGACCGTCAGCGTAGTGATCCCGACGTACGATCGGCCGGAGATGCTGCGGCGGGCAGTTGAGAGTGTCGTCGCGCAGACGTACGACAGAATCGAACTCGTTGTGGTCGATGGCCCATCGACACATCCGGCATCGGATGTTGTCGACGATGTCGACGGCGAGTTCGACCGGGTTCAGTGTGTTCGAAACGATGAAAAAGAGGGAGTTACGGCGGCACGAAACACGGGGCTTGCACTCGCTACCGGCACGTATATCGCATTCCTCGACGACGACGACCGATGGCACGAAGAGAAACTAGCGGCACAGATAGCCCGCTTCGAACGCCCGGATGACAATCTGGGAATGGTTTATTCGGGAGTTAGGCAAATGGGGCCGGACGGAACGGTGAATGCGGTTAAGCGACACGACCACGGCGGAGACATTTTCGAGCGGTTGATGGGTGGGAACTTCATCGGAACGATGTCGGCCGTGATGGTTCGGCGAGATGTAATCGATACTGTTGGCGATTTCGACGAGAACCTCCCCGTCTGGGAAGACTGGGATCTCTATCTCCGTGTCGCGAGGGAATATAAGATTGCTTCGGTTGCCGAGCCCCACGTCGATCGGTACTCCGGCGAGCACGAACAGACGAGTGACGACTACGAACTTCGCCGTGAGGCTGCCCCGGAACTCTTGGAGAAGCATCGACCGGAAGCTGCCGAACGTGGACGGTCCACGGAGCGTCGGTTTGTCGCTGGCGTAGAGCTAGAACTTACACGGTCAGCGGTCAGTAATGGTGTCACAGGTAAGGCTCGCAGGCACGCGTTCAATTCACTCCGTTCGTACCCTACGTTCGGTGGGCTACTGTATTTCTGCCTCTCTGCAGGGGGAAAGTATACCTTCATCCCTGCCAAGAAACTGAAACGTATGTTTGTTCGCACAGCCTCGAATACATGA
- a CDS encoding glycosyltransferase family 4 protein, which translates to MDIAFVSRMGGITRGGGEIWDLKMAEGLEERGASVTFYAAKPLRAGFPEPIEKFEVVPIPTPHLKDAAYAAPKGIGGALAHLDSRVFCRRTTKALRERNHDLVQICSQPHFAQFVDRIDAPVSIVMHGEPYSLWYDVVKPRGSTYELLEAFDQVITVGGAREAIEARVSAPVATVNPGVDTDVFTPGDGTPVDGKQVLFVGRFVPAKNLELLVEAFDAVVDEHPEAELVLVGDGPRRNRIEGEVERRGLTDRVRFAGYVPNSELPKIYQRASVFALSSTSEHYPITILEAMSSGTPVVAPEVGAIPEIVEDEQTGILYTADSASGLTSGIERMLADSKLRTSYGRQARKLTVKQFDWENQQDRFRSILRVIESNS; encoded by the coding sequence ATGGACATCGCCTTCGTCAGCAGGATGGGCGGTATCACGCGAGGAGGTGGAGAGATTTGGGACCTCAAAATGGCGGAAGGCCTCGAAGAGCGTGGTGCAAGCGTCACGTTCTATGCGGCGAAGCCGCTTCGTGCGGGCTTTCCCGAACCGATCGAGAAGTTCGAGGTGGTACCTATTCCGACTCCACATCTAAAAGATGCGGCATATGCAGCACCCAAAGGCATCGGTGGTGCGCTGGCACATCTTGATTCGAGGGTCTTCTGTCGGCGAACCACAAAGGCCCTCCGGGAGCGGAACCACGACCTCGTTCAGATCTGCTCTCAACCGCACTTCGCACAGTTCGTTGACCGTATTGACGCACCGGTGAGCATCGTGATGCACGGCGAGCCGTACTCGCTGTGGTACGACGTGGTGAAGCCGCGGGGGTCGACCTACGAGCTGCTGGAGGCGTTCGATCAGGTGATTACGGTCGGTGGAGCACGCGAGGCGATTGAGGCGCGGGTTTCCGCACCCGTGGCGACTGTCAACCCGGGGGTCGATACGGACGTATTCACACCCGGTGACGGCACGCCGGTAGATGGCAAACAGGTGCTGTTCGTCGGGCGGTTCGTTCCGGCGAAGAATCTCGAACTGCTCGTCGAGGCATTCGACGCGGTGGTGGACGAACATCCGGAAGCCGAACTCGTTCTCGTCGGTGACGGACCAAGACGAAACCGGATCGAAGGTGAAGTCGAGCGCCGCGGGTTGACTGACCGTGTTCGGTTTGCCGGATACGTTCCGAACTCGGAGCTCCCCAAGATCTATCAGCGTGCGTCGGTCTTCGCACTTTCATCGACCTCGGAACACTACCCGATAACGATACTGGAGGCGATGAGTTCTGGGACACCGGTAGTGGCTCCTGAAGTCGGAGCAATTCCGGAAATCGTCGAGGATGAACAGACTGGAATCCTGTACACCGCCGATTCTGCTTCTGGACTCACATCAGGTATTGAAAGAATGCTCGCCGATTCAAAACTACGAACCAGTTATGGCCGACAAGCCAGGAAGCTAACAGTTAAGCAATTTGATTGGGAAAATCAACAGGATAGATTCCGTAGTATACTGCGTGTCATAGAATCCAACTCATAA
- a CDS encoding class I SAM-dependent methyltransferase, whose protein sequence is MDISGSRDYYEGFFSEDSPGGEVQYYANRQRYRIVFQLIDDLNLGDDAKVLEIGSGSGRIAAWLDDRFDCVSAVDIGTFEMMEKTIEDTDVRFLNAALPHLPFENEFDLVVCSEVLEHLSTRKIQRQAIAELAAVTTEGGYVVVSTPNPKALLERIVNIASYIKEKTGGKETVQNTGRQLVENWIPPSTLQSFLSEEFKILNRQGSYYMIPDLGTGLERYLRPISDYLTTNNVAPRLALYQYYVLSK, encoded by the coding sequence ATGGACATATCGGGGTCTCGTGATTACTATGAGGGGTTTTTCTCCGAGGATAGCCCGGGGGGAGAGGTGCAGTATTACGCAAATCGCCAGCGGTACAGAATCGTGTTTCAACTCATAGACGACCTGAACCTCGGGGACGATGCCAAGGTACTGGAAATTGGGAGCGGTTCAGGCCGTATCGCAGCATGGCTTGATGATCGGTTTGATTGCGTCTCGGCTGTTGACATTGGGACATTTGAGATGATGGAGAAGACGATCGAGGACACCGATGTTCGTTTCCTAAACGCGGCGCTGCCTCACCTCCCCTTCGAAAATGAGTTTGACCTTGTAGTCTGTTCGGAGGTTCTTGAGCACTTATCAACCAGAAAGATACAGCGGCAAGCGATAGCCGAGCTCGCGGCTGTTACCACAGAGGGTGGATACGTCGTAGTATCGACACCGAATCCGAAAGCTCTCTTGGAACGGATTGTCAATATAGCTTCCTATATTAAAGAGAAAACGGGGGGGAAAGAAACAGTTCAAAATACAGGGAGGCAACTTGTTGAGAACTGGATCCCGCCCAGTACACTACAATCGTTCCTCTCGGAAGAATTTAAAATCCTAAACCGACAGGGGAGCTACTACATGATACCTGATCTTGGAACCGGGCTTGAAAGGTACCTACGACCGATATCAGACTACTTGACTACAAACAACGTGGCCCCTCGTCTTGCGCTATATCAGTATTACGTCCTGTCCAAATAA